ACTCATGGATGCCGTGTTGGAGGATAAACTGCGTCTTGGTGCGAGAATGGCCGGGCGAGGTGAATTCACTATGCGTGCATTCCTGGCCGGAAGAATTGACCTGATACAGGCCGAAGCCGTGTTAGGTGTGATCGATGCAACAGATCACGCTGAACTCCAGCAGGCGCTCACCCAACTTGGTGGAGGAATTACCAAGCGTCTTTCATCAGTGCGGCAGAATCTGATTCAACTGCTCGGAGATCTTGAAGCAGGACTTGATTTTGTTGAGGAGGACATTGAATTCATCACCTGCAGTCAGATCCTTGAGCGACTCGCATCCGCACTCGATGTGATTCAAACTCTCTCAAAGGACTCCAGCAATCGACTCCCCTCCGGCTACCGTCGGCGGGTCCTGCTGGCCGGGATCCCAAACGCAGGTAAGAGTACGCTGTTCAATCATCTGGCTGGCAGCCAGAAAGCCATTGTATCTCCGATCGCCGGAACCACTCGGGACTACCTTCTGGCCAGCGTGATACTCGGAAAGACCCCCGTTGATTTGATCGACACCGCAGGCTGGGAAGTCAGCGTCGATACGATCATGCAAACGGCACAGCAAAAACGGGGTCAGCAAATCGAATCTGCGGACCTGATCGTCTGGTGCACACGAGCGGATATTTCTCCACAGGAGCTCGAACTGGACACGTTGCTGCGTCAACAGCTGGACGCTCATCCGGTGCCGGTACTGCATGTATGGACCCAGGTCGATCGAAACTCCGGAACGAAATCTTTTGAATCAGCGCCCTGCACGCCCCGGCTGGAAATCAGCGTTGCTGAGGGCAGGGGGGAACGTCAACTTGTTGATGCAGTTGAGAGCCAACTGCTTTCAGCAACCTCGTCCCGCGGCGAGTTGCTTGGAAGCACAGCCTCCAGATGCCGTGATTCACTTCACAATGCTGCAACCGCGCTTAAAACAGCGATCCATGCGACCCAGTCAGGGGCCGGCGATGAACTCATCTCCGTTGAAATTCGACACTGCCTGCATGCAGTTGGAATGATTCTGGGGGACGTTTACACGGACGACATCCTCGATCATATCTTCAGCAGCTTCTGCATTGGCAAATAGGCACTCCGTTCCGGTACCCTACTCACCAGAGACGACTGAAACCGGTTGCAATTCACGGACGACCGTACCACAGCGCCGAACCTGCGTTACGAGATGAGAGCGTTCTGCCGCAGATTCAGCAAGCGAAATTGCCTCTTCCCACGTCCGAAATTCTGCGATGTAGATCCAATCCGCTTCTGTCTTCACCCGCACACTATACTCAGGGGCATCCCCTCGCATTTCCTGCTGTCGGGGAGCTTTGTTTGCGGACTCACTGCCTGTGGATGTACCAGCCATGATTGCTCTCGCAGTTTCCTGATCCGGACTTTTGATGCATAAGCACCGCCGACACAGAATGCGCTCGGCGATGTATTATCTAACCCTAGTTCATGCATGCCATTCGCGTCCTGTTTTTCAGGACTAACGTGCATTTCGTAGCCGACATCCTTCAGAAAATGTGTCCGAAAACATGAACACGAACTCACAGCGCACCAAAACCATAAACGCGGCAATACCAGAACCAGAGTCTGGTATTACCGCGTTCGTCAGAACAGAGATTCACACGTCTTGCTGAGAGCCGAATGGAGAAAAGCAACACGAAGTTGCTGGCAGACCTAAAAGCACTTGCAGTCCTGGAAACCGGCGAATGCCAATGCCATTGGCGACTGCAAATCGCATCTACTTTCAGCCGTCAGTTGAAAAAATCGGCACAGGCACGCAGGACGACTGGAAACCGTCGTGTCTTCAGGTCTCCTGCTCGAGCCAGTCCCGTT
The window above is part of the Planctomycetaceae bacterium genome. Proteins encoded here:
- a CDS encoding tRNA modification GTPase, coding for MPLLLDDTIAAIASPPGAAKRGIIRISGDQAITLALSGFTIRDNGGVAGRHGDGIGAEKHVLPYRLEGFLRIDALGHAIPCSAMVWPTRRSFTGQPMAELHLPGATPLMDAVLEDKLRLGARMAGRGEFTMRAFLAGRIDLIQAEAVLGVIDATDHAELQQALTQLGGGITKRLSSVRQNLIQLLGDLEAGLDFVEEDIEFITCSQILERLASALDVIQTLSKDSSNRLPSGYRRRVLLAGIPNAGKSTLFNHLAGSQKAIVSPIAGTTRDYLLASVILGKTPVDLIDTAGWEVSVDTIMQTAQQKRGQQIESADLIVWCTRADISPQELELDTLLRQQLDAHPVPVLHVWTQVDRNSGTKSFESAPCTPRLEISVAEGRGERQLVDAVESQLLSATSSRGELLGSTASRCRDSLHNAATALKTAIHATQSGAGDELISVEIRHCLHAVGMILGDVYTDDILDHIFSSFCIGK